From the genome of Thermodesulfobacteriota bacterium:
GGAGGCCTCCCGGATGGCGCCCCCCCCGGCCCTGGGGGCGGAGCCCCGCCCCGTGGGCCCCCCGAAGGAGCGCTCCATGGAGACCTGGCTTCGCGGGATCGACCGCCTCAACGGGTGGGCTGCCGCCGTGTCCTCGGTGGCGATGGTGGCGATCGTGGGATTGATCGCCTGGGAGGTGATGCTGCGCACGGCGCTGGGCACCTCGACCCTGATCGCCGACGAGTACAGCGCCTATCTCTACGTGCTCCTGGTCTTCCTGGGGCTCGGCCACACCCTGCGGGCCGACGGCCACATCCGGGTCAAGGTGCTGCTGGGCCGCCTGGGCACCCGGGGCCGCCGGGCCCTGGAGGC
Proteins encoded in this window:
- a CDS encoding TRAP transporter small permease — protein: EASRMAPPPALGAEPRPVGPPKERSMETWLRGIDRLNGWAAAVSSVAMVAIVGLIAWEVMLRTALGTSTLIADEYSAYLYVLLVFLGLGHTLRADGHIRVKVLLGRLGTRGRRALEAAALLLALALCAFALRYTVAMVQDVRALGMVSETPAQTPMWLPQLAVPVGLGLFFLQLLAQLARTLGPAPRP